The following are from one region of the Desulfovibrionales bacterium genome:
- a CDS encoding AbrB/MazE/SpoVT family DNA-binding domain-containing protein, with product MPLVKVKRHYQITIPQGLRRKLNLAVGDYVEVENKDGDIIMKPVKLVHPDQEYFYTKEWQEGEAQADKDMAKGDVVGPFDNIKAAVRALKKTKI from the coding sequence ATGCCGCTAGTTAAGGTCAAAAGACACTATCAGATTACTATTCCACAGGGCCTACGCAGAAAGCTTAATCTTGCTGTTGGAGATTATGTGGAAGTGGAGAATAAGGATGGCGACATAATCATGAAGCCGGTCAAGCTGGTTCATCCTGACCAGGAGTATTTTTACACCAAAGAGTGGCAGGAAGGGGAGGCCCAGGCAGACAAAGACATGGCCAAAGGTGATGTGGTTGGTCCTTTTGATAATATTAAAGCTGCCGTCCGGGCCCTCAAGAAGACTAAAATATGA
- a CDS encoding GxxExxY protein, whose amino-acid sequence MNADRFKYKEITDIILRSFYEVYNELGDGFLESVYENALYIVLTGYGLCVERQKDISVFFRGKVIGDFKAALIVNEKVIVELKAVRTLDPAHEAQLINYLKATNIEVGLLLNFGRKPEFKRFVYDNKRKNISDDQRRSAAE is encoded by the coding sequence ATGAACGCAGATAGGTTTAAATACAAAGAAATCACAGATATTATTCTTAGAAGTTTTTATGAAGTTTATAATGAGCTTGGTGATGGATTTCTGGAATCTGTCTATGAAAATGCCCTATATATTGTCCTAACCGGATATGGACTATGTGTAGAAAGGCAGAAAGATATATCTGTATTTTTTCGAGGTAAAGTAATAGGAGATTTTAAAGCGGCCTTGATTGTAAACGAAAAAGTAATCGTTGAACTAAAAGCAGTTCGTACCCTTGACCCTGCACATGAAGCTCAATTAATCAATTACTTGAAGGCAACAAATATTGAAGTTGGCTTATTATTGAATTTTGGCAGAAAACCAGAATTCAAAAGATTTGTATATGATAATAAAAGAAAAAATATCAGTGATGATCAGCGTAGATCAGCGGCTGAGTAG